A stretch of the Vulcanisaeta souniana JCM 11219 genome encodes the following:
- a CDS encoding type II/IV secretion system ATPase subunit, whose amino-acid sequence MSSYMVSVQIEGFAFKIPVSITAKENAYYYVVKEPKCNEQCQELRGRIIDIMRQRSITILDAVNESLRDLGNRQLMESIIYYILRDLRGYGPVTVPLFDPGIEEIELNNWLYPITVVHRDLPGIRLITNIRFNSEVEAKDFIMSMSKRGLPRSVSLLKPYLETILPEGHRFTGTIGEITIGPTFSIRKFPPEPMTLEELIVRETLRPSVAAYLWLIAELKGFIMINGPMSSGKTTLLSAIVSKLPMYSKIITIEDTPEIRLPHPHWVRMFTRENEDEKSRIEMFDLVKLAVRYRPDYIIVGETRGDEIHALFQASALGHGMLTTFHASTPEELLIRLINPPLNVNMGNLQLLSTVVFMTIRNGKRVIRDVVEPIINNNSVEFKSILTSTGDIDINKSHKLKALSKAYGIDAEQEIARREKMLMERKVTDFEIEEIQ is encoded by the coding sequence ATGAGCAGCTACATGGTTTCTGTACAGATTGAGGGATTTGCATTTAAGATACCGGTTTCCATAACTGCTAAGGAGAATGCCTACTATTACGTAGTGAAGGAGCCCAAGTGCAATGAACAGTGCCAGGAGTTGAGGGGTAGGATCATTGACATTATGAGGCAACGCAGTATAACAATACTTGATGCGGTGAATGAGTCGTTAAGGGACTTGGGCAATAGGCAATTGATGGAATCAATCATTTACTACATATTAAGGGACCTGAGGGGATATGGACCAGTAACAGTACCACTTTTTGACCCAGGTATTGAAGAAATTGAACTAAATAATTGGCTTTATCCAATAACCGTCGTCCACAGAGACCTTCCGGGGATCAGGTTAATAACGAATATTAGGTTTAACTCCGAGGTTGAGGCCAAGGATTTCATAATGAGCATGAGCAAGAGGGGACTACCGAGATCAGTCTCGTTACTAAAGCCTTACCTGGAAACCATATTGCCCGAGGGGCATAGGTTCACGGGAACCATTGGCGAAATAACCATAGGACCGACGTTCAGCATAAGGAAATTCCCACCAGAACCAATGACCCTTGAGGAACTAATAGTAAGGGAAACACTGAGGCCCAGTGTGGCAGCCTACCTATGGCTAATTGCCGAGCTTAAGGGCTTCATAATGATTAATGGTCCAATGAGTAGTGGAAAAACAACACTACTCAGCGCCATAGTCAGCAAGTTACCCATGTATTCAAAGATAATAACCATAGAGGACACGCCGGAAATACGCTTACCACATCCACACTGGGTTAGAATGTTTACCAGGGAGAATGAGGATGAGAAATCCAGGATAGAGATGTTCGATCTGGTTAAACTAGCCGTAAGGTATAGACCTGACTATATAATAGTTGGGGAGACCAGGGGCGATGAAATACACGCGTTATTTCAGGCGTCCGCATTGGGGCATGGCATGCTAACCACATTCCACGCATCAACACCTGAGGAATTATTGATAAGGCTCATAAACCCACCACTTAATGTAAACATGGGTAACCTACAGTTACTATCTACCGTGGTTTTCATGACCATAAGGAACGGCAAGAGGGTTATTAGGGACGTCGTAGAACCAATAATCAACAATAATTCAGTGGAATTCAAAAGCATACTTACAAGCACCGGCGATATAGACATTAACAAAAGCCACAAACTAAAGGCATTGAGCAAGGCCTATGGAATAGATGCAGAGCAGGAAATCGCAAGAAGAGAAAAAATGCTAATGGAAAGAAAAGTCACTGACTTCGAAATTGAGGAAATACAATAA
- a CDS encoding adenosine-specific kinase — MSQGIKFEVIDVPIPEGTNVIIGHSHFIKTLEDIYEALVNSVPNIKFGLAFCEASGKRLIRHEGTDEELRKLAIDLCRKIAAGHTFVIYLRNAWPINVLNALRHVVEVVNIYAATANPLSVIVAEIAPERRGVVGVVDGHSPLGVEGDTDIKERRELIRRFGYKL, encoded by the coding sequence ATGTCCCAGGGAATTAAGTTCGAGGTAATAGATGTACCAATTCCAGAGGGTACAAACGTAATAATAGGCCACAGCCACTTCATAAAGACTCTGGAGGACATTTACGAGGCCCTCGTGAACTCAGTACCGAATATTAAGTTCGGCCTGGCCTTCTGCGAGGCGTCTGGAAAGAGACTGATTAGACATGAGGGTACTGATGAGGAGTTGAGGAAATTAGCCATAGACCTGTGCAGGAAAATAGCCGCCGGTCATACGTTCGTGATTTACCTGAGAAATGCATGGCCAATAAACGTATTAAATGCGTTGAGACACGTGGTTGAGGTGGTGAACATATACGCAGCCACTGCGAACCCACTTTCCGTTATTGTAGCGGAGATAGCGCCAGAGAGGAGGGGCGTGGTTGGTGTTGTTGATGGTCATTCACCACTTGGTGTTGAGGGCGATACTGATATCAAGGAGCGCAGGGAATTAATTAGGAGGTTTGGTTATAAGCTTTAG
- a CDS encoding type II secretion system F family protein, with protein MKTLGRVIKDYLSNKAIAGGYSWNPGRIASIVEKMVLSLMPVPVITYLVTKSLMISLTSIPVPAIPIVLTVVWASYSVNSVKENVEWELPFFMVLLDIVHDIGGDITHAFEISGRVGLKWINREWLLIKRYSLTTNSLTKAMQLRARSHPSIEFQRFMNGYVSVWSYSGDVTNYVRSVESTYLSMLNSRLSALSKQIIDIVLAVVSSVMILILFIIITTILGLNYAILYIMPAVSLLLPAFIMRVYQSIPYIIRMDLKHDRNMYIIIGSSALLSAVAIIYLGINGLISLVIPPVLFSILVTQRINDIKSSVLSLPDVIRDISEIVKAGVGIGTAIERVLDNPYPRTLLTYLRRIARFSGDVKIDGPWIIKYAINLLREVSNLGSPSRALDKLVEVFLELKALIMNINYNARSLQLLNYSLPFVFAGVTYIGKFVVSSLSSVIKNAPYTLVGLTIPNLNAILMPLLIVAYIISMSVTLLSSLLSDLTLNPSIKSVIPIPLTLALMFAAAEIPIIA; from the coding sequence GTGAAGACGCTGGGACGCGTAATTAAGGATTATCTGAGTAATAAGGCTATTGCCGGTGGTTATTCATGGAATCCAGGTAGGATCGCATCAATCGTTGAGAAAATGGTATTATCATTAATGCCGGTACCAGTAATAACATATCTGGTAACCAAGTCATTGATGATATCATTAACTTCAATACCAGTACCTGCAATACCAATCGTGTTAACGGTTGTCTGGGCATCATACTCTGTTAACTCGGTTAAGGAGAATGTTGAGTGGGAACTGCCATTTTTCATGGTTTTACTCGATATAGTACATGATATTGGCGGTGACATAACTCACGCATTTGAGATAAGTGGTAGGGTTGGCCTTAAGTGGATTAATAGGGAGTGGCTCTTGATTAAGAGGTATTCTTTAACCACTAATTCATTGACAAAGGCCATGCAACTAAGGGCAAGGTCTCATCCGAGCATTGAGTTCCAGAGATTTATGAATGGTTATGTGTCTGTGTGGAGCTATAGTGGTGATGTAACTAATTACGTTAGGAGTGTCGAGAGTACATACTTATCAATGCTTAATAGTAGGTTATCTGCTTTATCGAAGCAGATAATTGATATTGTACTTGCCGTGGTCTCCTCAGTAATGATACTGATTCTTTTTATAATCATAACGACAATACTTGGTCTAAATTACGCAATACTATACATAATGCCGGCAGTATCATTATTACTTCCAGCCTTCATAATGAGGGTTTACCAGTCAATACCATATATAATACGCATGGACCTTAAGCACGATAGAAACATGTACATAATAATAGGGTCCTCAGCGCTACTTAGCGCAGTGGCTATAATTTACCTCGGGATCAACGGCTTAATATCCTTGGTAATACCACCGGTGCTTTTCTCTATCCTAGTTACGCAGAGAATTAATGATATTAAGAGTTCAGTCCTTTCACTGCCTGATGTGATCCGCGACATATCTGAAATCGTAAAGGCTGGGGTTGGTATTGGCACAGCAATTGAGAGGGTGTTGGATAATCCATATCCAAGGACGTTACTTACGTATTTACGAAGGATCGCCCGATTCAGCGGTGATGTCAAGATCGATGGACCCTGGATTATTAAATATGCCATTAACTTACTGAGGGAAGTTTCAAACCTAGGTTCTCCATCAAGAGCATTGGATAAGCTCGTGGAGGTGTTTTTGGAGTTGAAGGCGTTGATCATGAACATTAATTACAATGCGAGATCTCTACAATTACTTAATTACTCATTGCCCTTTGTGTTTGCCGGCGTCACGTACATAGGCAAGTTCGTTGTTTCGTCACTAAGCTCGGTGATAAAGAACGCCCCATACACACTGGTTGGTCTTACAATTCCCAACCTCAATGCAATACTAATGCCTCTATTAATTGTGGCATACATAATAAGTATGTCTGTGACGTTGCTATCCTCACTACTCAGTGACTTGACACTCAATCCGTCAATAAAGTCGGTAATACCCATACCGTTAACCCTAGCCCTGATGTTTGCCGCTGCGGAAATACCCATTATAGCGTAA
- the prs gene encoding ribose-phosphate diphosphokinase, protein MEKYLVASFPWSSDMGNEVANTLGLNHVTLETKQFPDGESYIRYPIDITTYEGLILIQRAYPEQNNRLIQTMLAIHAARDMGIKNIHIVLPYLPYSRQDKRFRDGEPISLNTILSLLSLLGASSLITVDVHKPDAFKAPNMRCINVEPFDLYAGKIGNVSNAVLLSPDIGSLWRVKKVSEYLGIPFSYLEKFRDRVTGEITMKPKELDVTGKEVFIIDDIIATGGTIIEATRILKSMGATRVYAIATHCLLLNMADSRMLEAGVSSITCSNTIPTKYTEVYVNQSVIKALRGLIA, encoded by the coding sequence GTGGAGAAGTACCTGGTTGCATCATTTCCCTGGTCCTCTGACATGGGTAACGAGGTAGCTAATACCCTGGGACTTAATCATGTAACCCTTGAAACTAAGCAATTCCCTGACGGGGAGTCGTACATTAGGTACCCAATTGACATTACTACATACGAAGGACTAATATTAATCCAAAGAGCTTACCCCGAGCAGAACAACAGGTTGATTCAAACAATGCTTGCAATACACGCTGCACGTGATATGGGCATTAAGAATATCCATATTGTTTTACCCTACCTGCCGTACTCACGACAGGACAAGAGGTTTAGGGATGGAGAACCAATTAGTCTAAATACAATACTCTCACTACTATCATTACTTGGTGCATCCTCCTTAATTACCGTTGATGTACATAAACCGGACGCCTTCAAGGCGCCTAACATGCGTTGCATTAACGTAGAACCATTCGATCTATACGCAGGTAAAATAGGCAATGTTAGCAATGCCGTTTTGCTGAGTCCAGATATTGGTTCATTATGGAGGGTCAAGAAGGTCAGCGAGTACTTAGGCATTCCCTTTAGTTACCTTGAGAAGTTCCGTGACAGGGTTACTGGGGAGATTACCATGAAGCCCAAGGAACTAGACGTGACTGGTAAAGAGGTTTTCATAATAGATGATATAATCGCGACTGGGGGCACAATAATAGAGGCAACAAGGATACTTAAGTCGATGGGTGCCACTAGGGTGTATGCAATTGCCACGCACTGCCTATTGCTTAATATGGCTGATTCAAGGATGCTTGAGGCAGGTGTTTCGTCAATAACGTGTTCTAACACGATACCCACCAAATACACCGAGGTTTATGTTAATCAATCAGTAATTAAGGCACTTAGGGGCTTGATTGCGTAA
- a CDS encoding RNA-binding domain-containing protein — MRAEVWVEVRPTEDEEKVRRALSNVFIYDDLRVEESEGKKYLVALGLGFKSLIRVHNLIKEQGIEDSARSVLIKGMEDNRVVFHLHKQAAYAGVLTFVTEENESPLGPITFIVETNDPRRLIDWLAPRTSRGRRLYETPPPEDP, encoded by the coding sequence GTGAGGGCTGAGGTTTGGGTTGAGGTTAGGCCTACGGAGGATGAGGAGAAGGTCAGGAGGGCACTTAGTAATGTGTTTATCTACGATGATCTAAGGGTTGAGGAGAGCGAAGGTAAGAAGTACCTGGTTGCCCTGGGCCTTGGTTTTAAATCACTAATTAGGGTTCATAATTTGATAAAGGAGCAGGGTATTGAGGATAGCGCAAGGTCAGTGCTTATAAAAGGCATGGAGGACAATAGGGTAGTATTTCACTTACATAAACAGGCGGCGTATGCCGGCGTACTGACCTTCGTCACAGAAGAGAATGAGAGTCCCCTGGGACCCATAACGTTTATAGTAGAGACCAATGACCCACGTAGATTAATTGATTGGTTGGCACCGAGGACCTCAAGGGGAAGGAGACTCTACGAGACACCCCCTCCTGAGGATCCATGA
- a CDS encoding HAD family hydrolase — protein sequence MKTLFFEVLNTLVRLTHFETEGARLIRDELNMRIPLEELANQFRKEWEDRYNVLMSKGVYRSLRQLARETMISLLRKYSLSLSPAELDYFGNALSSLVVETSELYPDVIDAINALSQMNVPMYILTNLDNDIAKKILLRNNLLRYFKGVVSSDLTKTGKPAVKIFQAALNRAGVSPNDALIVSGLVEDVIGAKFLDLKVVFVRRVDVQLPVKPFYEITTLSQLPEIINKINQ from the coding sequence ATGAAGACGCTGTTTTTCGAGGTACTCAATACATTGGTCAGGCTGACGCATTTTGAGACTGAAGGCGCCAGGCTGATAAGGGATGAATTAAACATGAGGATACCACTCGAGGAATTGGCAAATCAATTCAGAAAGGAGTGGGAGGACAGGTATAATGTTTTGATGAGTAAGGGTGTCTACAGGTCATTGAGACAATTGGCCAGGGAGACCATGATATCACTACTCAGGAAGTATTCCCTAAGCCTCAGCCCGGCAGAACTTGATTACTTCGGTAATGCCTTATCATCACTCGTTGTGGAGACCTCAGAATTATACCCAGACGTCATTGATGCAATCAACGCATTGTCACAAATGAACGTACCCATGTACATACTCACAAACCTAGACAACGATATAGCTAAGAAAATACTACTCAGGAATAACTTATTGAGGTACTTCAAGGGAGTTGTTAGTTCGGACTTAACAAAAACTGGTAAACCAGCGGTCAAGATATTCCAGGCGGCCCTAAATAGGGCTGGGGTTTCACCAAACGACGCCCTAATAGTAAGCGGGTTGGTTGAGGACGTGATTGGCGCCAAATTCCTTGACCTAAAGGTCGTGTTTGTAAGGAGAGTTGATGTGCAATTACCCGTTAAGCCATTTTACGAAATAACAACGCTATCGCAATTACCAGAGATAATTAATAAAATTAATCAGTGA
- a CDS encoding ribosomal protein L13e: MSQSMQPQVLPPPDPLVKKPRLISNGGVLGSEWRIGRGFSVGEVKAVGLTISEARLLGIRVDLNRDSVWDINVQRLREWLGKVISGEALPPEPVLPRVIRIKRKKGRVFRALTPAGRKMRGLMSVGLRETHVHKWRKKAKERAEKRRHEAVRAKGGH, from the coding sequence ATGTCTCAATCAATGCAACCACAAGTATTACCACCGCCGGATCCACTCGTTAAGAAGCCTAGGCTGATTAGTAATGGTGGCGTTTTAGGCAGTGAATGGAGGATTGGTAGGGGCTTCTCAGTTGGTGAGGTTAAAGCCGTTGGGTTAACGATTAGTGAGGCTAGGCTACTGGGCATTAGGGTTGACCTTAATAGGGATAGTGTTTGGGATATTAACGTTCAAAGGCTTAGGGAATGGCTAGGTAAGGTAATCAGTGGCGAGGCATTGCCACCAGAACCAGTATTGCCTAGGGTAATTAGGATAAAGCGCAAGAAGGGCAGGGTATTTAGGGCGTTAACCCCCGCTGGCCGTAAAATGAGGGGCTTAATGAGCGTTGGCTTGAGGGAGACCCACGTTCACAAGTGGAGAAAGAAGGCCAAGGAGAGGGCCGAGAAGAGGAGACATGAGGCCGTTAGGGCTAAGGGCGGTCACTGA
- a CDS encoding HIT domain-containing protein, translating to MKCMVCEMSSNEELIIMRNREVVVFHNPQPFNNGHLIIALLEHRSINEIDKSQFTELMGITRKFVGILQRVYNPHGFNIGISLSPHVYIQVVPRWNGDVSFMTLFYNVKVVPETVKDSVSRIKSAVREYGI from the coding sequence ATGAAGTGCATGGTATGTGAGATGAGTAGTAATGAGGAATTGATAATAATGAGGAATAGGGAGGTTGTTGTTTTTCATAATCCTCAACCATTCAATAATGGTCATTTAATAATTGCATTGCTCGAACACAGATCAATTAATGAAATTGATAAGTCACAATTCACTGAGCTTATGGGTATTACGAGGAAATTCGTAGGGATCCTACAAAGGGTCTACAATCCACATGGCTTTAACATAGGAATTTCCCTGTCGCCCCACGTATATATTCAAGTGGTCCCTCGTTGGAATGGCGATGTGAGCTTCATGACGTTGTTCTACAATGTTAAGGTCGTCCCAGAAACCGTTAAGGACTCCGTTAGTAGGATTAAGAGTGCAGTGAGGGAGTATGGCATTTGA
- a CDS encoding transcription initiation factor IIB, with protein MSNPEQEKKDQQGNTNLLSKLRVSGKIIEFKSEGEEKLVCPYCGSTTFIFDYENGQVICAKCGSVVLEHVIDLRPEWRAFTAEEKESRARAGGPLNRLTSEALTTTIDWATKDASGKELDIKRKLEILKYRKWQQRVRVQTSYERNVIQAMNELSRISSQLGIPKACVDEAMGVYEQVLTKGLVRGRSVEAIVAACLHMACRKIGMPRSLDEISQYTRASRKEVARCFRLIARELGVRLPLSDPKLYVPRIVEQLKLSGEILKEALNILEQAKKRGLTAGKDPAGLAAAAVYIASLLRGEVRTQKEVAMAAQVTEVTVRNRYKELARELNIKIPIK; from the coding sequence ATGTCTAACCCCGAACAGGAAAAGAAGGACCAACAGGGTAATACTAATTTATTAAGTAAGTTGAGAGTATCAGGCAAGATCATAGAATTTAAGTCTGAAGGGGAGGAGAAATTGGTATGCCCATACTGCGGCTCAACAACCTTCATCTTTGATTATGAAAATGGTCAAGTCATCTGCGCAAAATGTGGCTCAGTGGTACTTGAGCATGTCATTGACCTGAGACCGGAATGGAGAGCATTCACGGCCGAGGAGAAGGAGAGCCGGGCTAGGGCCGGTGGCCCGCTTAATAGGTTAACAAGTGAGGCTTTAACGACAACAATTGATTGGGCAACCAAGGATGCCAGCGGTAAGGAACTAGACATAAAGAGAAAGCTTGAGATACTGAAGTATAGGAAGTGGCAGCAGAGGGTTAGGGTTCAAACGAGTTACGAGCGTAATGTAATTCAGGCAATGAATGAGTTGAGCAGGATATCATCACAATTAGGTATACCTAAGGCGTGTGTTGATGAGGCCATGGGCGTCTATGAGCAGGTATTAACGAAGGGGCTGGTTAGGGGTAGGAGTGTTGAGGCCATTGTTGCGGCCTGTCTGCACATGGCCTGTAGGAAGATTGGGATGCCCAGGAGCCTTGACGAGATTAGTCAATACACAAGGGCGAGTAGGAAGGAGGTTGCTAGGTGCTTTAGGCTTATAGCCAGGGAATTGGGCGTTAGGTTACCGCTCAGTGATCCTAAGCTTTATGTTCCCAGGATTGTTGAGCAGTTGAAGCTTAGCGGTGAGATACTTAAGGAGGCCCTTAACATACTTGAGCAGGCGAAAAAGAGGGGTTTAACTGCGGGTAAGGACCCAGCTGGGCTTGCGGCGGCCGCTGTTTACATAGCCTCATTGCTCCGTGGTGAGGTTAGAACCCAGAAGGAGGTTGCCATGGCTGCCCAGGTCACGGAGGTCACGGTTAGGAACAGGTACAAGGAGTTGGCAAGGGAATTGAACATTAAAATACCAATAAAGTAG
- a CDS encoding replication factor C small subunit, with translation MSAEEVLWVEKYRPSRIDDIIDQDHVKARMKELLTLGDLPHLLFFGPPGTGKTTMALAIAHELYGDAWRENVLELNASDERGIAMIREKVKEFAKTVPTVKAPFRLIILDEADNMTSDAQQALRRIMEMYTSSVRFILLANYPSGIIEPIQSRCAMFRFSPLPRDAVLGRLRDIASREGVKVTDEALEAIWDISQGDMRRAINTLQAAAALGGSVDEEAVYRALGKVSPTRVRAIVTEAVIGDFGKAVREVMTLIKDEGADPLDIIKIIHREVVSATSQLKVPEELKPKAVYITGEHHYRLLRGSSGELQVYGLLARIRRLLREGAK, from the coding sequence ATGTCCGCAGAGGAGGTTCTTTGGGTTGAGAAGTATAGGCCTTCTAGGATTGATGACATTATCGACCAGGATCACGTTAAGGCCAGAATGAAGGAGCTGCTCACTCTCGGTGATCTGCCTCACCTATTATTCTTTGGTCCTCCTGGTACTGGTAAGACCACCATGGCCCTTGCCATAGCCCATGAGCTTTATGGTGATGCTTGGCGTGAGAACGTCCTGGAGCTGAATGCAAGCGACGAAAGAGGAATTGCGATGATTAGGGAAAAGGTTAAGGAGTTCGCGAAGACGGTACCCACTGTGAAAGCCCCATTTAGATTGATTATTCTTGATGAGGCTGATAACATGACCTCCGACGCCCAACAAGCCCTTAGGAGGATAATGGAAATGTACACGTCATCCGTTAGATTCATTCTATTGGCGAATTACCCATCCGGAATAATCGAGCCAATACAGTCTCGTTGTGCTATGTTTAGGTTTTCTCCATTGCCTAGGGATGCGGTGCTTGGTAGGCTTAGGGATATTGCCTCAAGGGAGGGCGTTAAGGTAACCGACGAAGCCCTAGAGGCCATCTGGGACATAAGCCAAGGAGACATGAGAAGAGCAATAAACACACTACAGGCAGCGGCGGCCCTTGGTGGTTCGGTGGATGAGGAGGCAGTGTATAGGGCTTTGGGTAAGGTCAGTCCAACCAGGGTTAGGGCAATAGTAACGGAGGCGGTTATCGGTGATTTCGGCAAAGCCGTGAGGGAGGTCATGACATTGATAAAGGACGAGGGCGCTGACCCACTTGATATCATTAAGATAATTCATAGAGAGGTTGTTTCTGCCACCTCGCAGTTGAAGGTTCCCGAGGAATTGAAGCCTAAGGCTGTGTATATCACTGGTGAGCATCACTATAGGTTGCTCAGGGGTTCAAGTGGTGAGTTGCAGGTTTATGGGTTACTGGCTAGGATTAGGAGACTTCTTCGTGAGGGCGCTAAATAA
- a CDS encoding OBG GTPase family GTP-binding protein yields the protein MPANLPPEAGKKWEKVMEAKTPEEKLRALEEFLSAVPKHKGTENLVHWARRRMAQLRREIEEKKVKEKSLRSGGGGSIRYYVEKEGDAQVVVIGPPSSGKSSLLRCLTNVRVEPDEVPFSSLEPIPGMFIYDNIYFQLVKLPSINIEDVDSDVNAMALSMIRNADSAIMVLDATGDVEVQYSALKNILRENGIYVIRPRGFVTIERRPTGGIQVIGRLLNGTAEDVKKLLANYGISNALVTINGEATLDDVEESIFKDIVYKPSLVLINKVDLADKDYVDYIVGRLRNEVITLTASLSKCAIDPRLLSESLLRVMDLIRIYTKEPDADTYSTKPFILKRGSTVGDLARKIHSRFYEGFKYARVWRIDKYPAGIKRVGINYVLNDGDIVEIHSSL from the coding sequence ATGCCTGCTAATCTACCACCTGAGGCTGGGAAGAAGTGGGAGAAGGTCATGGAGGCTAAGACGCCTGAGGAGAAGTTGAGGGCACTTGAGGAGTTCCTTAGTGCTGTGCCTAAGCATAAGGGTACGGAGAACCTGGTTCATTGGGCTAGGAGGAGGATGGCTCAGTTACGAAGGGAAATAGAGGAGAAGAAGGTCAAGGAGAAATCACTGAGGTCGGGCGGTGGAGGCAGTATACGTTATTATGTGGAGAAGGAGGGAGATGCGCAGGTGGTTGTTATTGGGCCTCCATCATCAGGTAAGTCAAGCCTACTGAGGTGCTTGACCAATGTTAGGGTTGAGCCTGATGAAGTGCCATTCTCATCACTTGAGCCAATACCTGGCATGTTTATTTATGATAATATTTACTTTCAATTGGTGAAGCTACCATCAATAAACATTGAAGACGTTGACTCCGATGTTAATGCCATGGCGCTTTCGATGATTAGGAATGCGGATAGTGCAATAATGGTTCTTGATGCCACTGGTGATGTTGAGGTTCAATACAGCGCCCTGAAGAATATACTTAGGGAAAATGGTATTTATGTAATTAGGCCCAGGGGTTTCGTAACCATAGAGAGGAGACCAACAGGTGGTATTCAGGTCATTGGTAGGTTGTTGAATGGTACCGCGGAGGATGTAAAAAAGCTACTGGCGAATTATGGCATTAGTAATGCCTTGGTTACGATTAATGGCGAGGCGACACTGGATGATGTTGAGGAATCAATATTTAAGGACATCGTGTATAAACCATCGCTTGTTCTGATAAATAAAGTCGATTTAGCGGATAAGGATTATGTTGATTACATTGTTGGTAGGTTAAGGAATGAGGTAATTACATTAACGGCATCCCTTAGTAAATGCGCCATTGATCCTAGGCTACTCAGTGAATCACTGTTGAGGGTTATGGATTTAATAAGGATTTATACTAAGGAGCCTGATGCCGATACGTACTCAACAAAGCCCTTCATTTTGAAGCGAGGTTCGACAGTCGGTGACCTAGCCAGGAAGATCCATAGTAGGTTTTACGAGGGCTTCAAGTACGCCAGGGTTTGGAGAATTGATAAGTACCCGGCAGGTATAAAGAGGGTTGGTATTAATTACGTGCTTAATGATGGTGATATTGTTGAGATACACTCATCATTATGA
- the radA gene encoding DNA repair and recombination protein RadA has product MVQDNVDLEDLEGIGPKTAQLLKSKGVLGVRHLALFNPEELIELTDMTPDRVEKILRAARDIVFGNNRVSRATDIAKNFGNIIRLRTNVRAIDELLQSGLEPKAIYEFAGEFGTGKTQLCHQLSVTVQLSQDKGGVGGAAVYLDTEEAFSPSRIVNIAQRFDLDPNEALDNIYVVKVINAADLEDRIKFDVVKLVEQANAKLIVVDSIIALYRAEFKGRERLAERQQRLNYILDWLMRIAKVYNVYVVLTNQVLDVPMGYIEVKRPAGGNVLAHAVTHRLFLRKSKEDVKVMEVLDSPRLPFKASAMFRITDKGIEDV; this is encoded by the coding sequence ATGGTTCAGGATAATGTGGATTTAGAGGATTTGGAGGGTATTGGACCAAAGACGGCTCAGTTACTGAAGTCCAAGGGAGTATTGGGCGTGAGGCACCTGGCGCTTTTCAATCCTGAGGAACTCATTGAATTAACGGACATGACGCCGGACAGGGTTGAGAAGATACTGAGGGCTGCAAGGGACATTGTCTTTGGTAATAATAGGGTTTCAAGGGCCACCGACATTGCCAAAAACTTTGGGAATATCATTAGGTTGAGGACTAATGTTAGGGCTATTGATGAGCTACTGCAGAGCGGCTTAGAGCCCAAGGCTATTTACGAATTCGCCGGTGAATTTGGCACTGGTAAGACACAGCTTTGTCATCAACTCTCAGTAACTGTTCAATTAAGTCAGGATAAGGGCGGCGTTGGCGGTGCTGCTGTTTACCTAGATACCGAGGAGGCCTTCTCCCCAAGTAGGATCGTTAATATTGCCCAGAGGTTCGATCTAGACCCTAATGAGGCTTTGGATAATATTTATGTGGTTAAGGTAATCAATGCAGCCGATCTAGAGGATAGGATCAAGTTTGATGTTGTTAAGCTCGTGGAGCAGGCCAACGCCAAGCTCATTGTTGTTGACTCGATAATCGCCCTTTACAGGGCTGAGTTTAAGGGTAGGGAGAGGCTGGCTGAGAGGCAGCAGAGGCTTAATTACATACTTGATTGGTTGATGAGGATTGCGAAGGTCTATAATGTTTATGTAGTTCTCACAAACCAAGTTCTTGACGTGCCGATGGGCTACATCGAGGTTAAGAGGCCGGCCGGCGGTAATGTGCTCGCCCACGCGGTTACCCATAGATTATTCCTTAGGAAATCTAAGGAGGATGTAAAAGTCATGGAGGTCCTGGACTCGCCTAGACTTCCCTTCAAGGCCAGTGCCATGTTTAGGATTACGGATAAGGGGATTGAGGATGTTTAG